In Nitrospira sp. MA-1, the DNA window GTGATCGTCCCACATCACATAGACACCCGTTTCGGCGAAAAGCCGTTTGGCAAATCCATCCCGGTTTTCTCGATACTTATTCCAATAGGCTGATAATTCCCTCGCGGGCGGATCTTTATCTGCGTAAATGGTGTCGCCCAAAAACACAAAAAAATCGGGATTCACCTGACGCACGCTTTCCAGTATCGAAAACGGCTGAAAACTATGTCGCGTATCGCCGCTAATGACAAAAGTAACCGTTGTGGAATCCTCTGCGAGGGGTGCCGTAAGGAATTGGCATGGCTGACTGGGATTTTTCCCTTGCATCAGGCTCCGATACCAATACCGGGTTTTTGGTTTCAGAGCTCCTAGGGGAATCTGTTCGGTGAAATCGGTTTCCGGAGTCGTTGAGACCATTGCGGTTTCTTGAAAGGAAGACCACTGTGGGTCGGTGGAATATTGAATTGTCAGGGTTTGAGCGTCGGAGGTTTTGATCCAGACGATGGCTTCATCTGGTGTCACATCTCCCACGGCGCAATTGAATTCGATGCTCTCTTGCTCTGCACTATCCGGAAATTCTACGGAGGCACACCCTCCCAGCGCTCCGCAAAGCCCGAAGAGCAATGCCCATTCTTTTCTGTCAGTCGGGGCAAGTCCCCAACGCCTTAGCCAGTGGGATTTCTGCTTCATTGTTATGGTGAATCCTTTTAAATTTTTCCAGCCGGTGGGAATCCCCAGTGAGTCATAGAGATAGGAGTCGGAAGGGGATGAAGCCGATTTCGAATAATTTCCTGAAACCTTTTAGCGCGCGACAAGCACTCCAGATAAAATGAAAGAGTGAAGGTCTCTCGTCAAAATTTGCGCCTTTGCGCTTGCAACGAATACAATTTTGCTAGTCTCCCTGAAAGACGAGGAAAAGAGCAACATCCATGACGCCGTCTCCCTTTCTCTTTATTGCCTTGCTTGGGGCATTCCATCTCACTTTCCAGGAGGAGGCTGTCTTCGCTCATCAAGCTGATCACCAACCTTCTTACCGGGTTCAGCCTGTGGCGATGAATGCCACGCCGTTTTCTTCCATTCAACCACGGACAAAGCTTCCGATTGAGCCGGATGAATTCGACCCTCGGGAAATCAATGCCTACTATGATTGGCGCAACGATATGTTTTTCAGGGAATTCGACCTGACCGGTTCCGGGTCCGTGAATTTCATGACGGCACGTCGGACCTATAAGGTCTGGCTTGACGAGTTTGGCACTCCGGTTGTCCTGACGGTTGGCGACCCGGTATTTTTTTGGATTGATTTAAACGGAAACGGGAAGTTTGAGCAGGAGTTGGGTGAAATGTTCAAAGATTCCTATGAGGATGGGGTTACCGGGAACGAAGAGCCCTATGATAATAGCGATCTTCAAGAGCCTGCCGGTCCTGGCCCCCAATGGAATCCTCCACCACAGGGAGGCTTTAAGCAACCGCCCTGTGACCCCCGGTTCGGGTGTTGAAGGCTATCAGATCCCGTGACCATCCAGGCTTCAGGTCCCTTTCATTTATCCGCGAACTGAAATACCACCTGCAAATTTGCTTGGGCGTCTATGGTGACCACCTGGCGCTGTTCACCCAACACCGGATGCCGGACCAATAAGGTGTACGTTCCCGGAGGAATTTCGTTAATTGTGAACCGACCCTCCTGATCGGAAATGGCGAAATACGGATTGTCCACTACATACAGCCAATTCTGCATGAAGTCATGGCGATTACAAATGATCCGCACCACGACACCGTCTTCCATTTTGTCTGGGGGAAATACCCGTTCGATTGCATCATGGGGCTGAAGGTCCTGATTATGGACCGTACGCAGAATTTTTCCCTTGGTATCCTTGGATACAAAGGAGTGCAGGACATGCTTGACCGAATCCTGGTTTTGAAATCTGACGGCTTCGTTGGCTGTGATCACACCTGTGAAGGGACCAAAATTACATCCTTTGGTTTTGACTTGAAGCCCGAGGGACTCCCCTCCCAGGTATCGAAATGCACCCTCGCCCGGTAAATTCCCCGGGAAGGTTTTTGGGGAGTAAGATTTTCCCATATTGACGCCCTCCAGCACGACCACAGCACCGGTCAAGAATCCATCTTGAGTTTCAACTTTCATGAGGCTTCGTTCCTGGCCACAAATCTCCGGATTTTTTTCTACCTTAAAGTGTGAAGGCTCTGGCGGGGAGCCTAGGAAAGAAACCCTCCCATGGATGGATCCACCAGCCTGGACATTCCCCACTTCATAAGCATGGGACGCACCGAGCCCCATGACCAGGGATAGACTAGCCAGTAATATCCACAACACATTGTTGTTCTTCATGATCCATCTCCTTTTTCCTAGGCTCTCCGGAATCTGAGCCATCCCTATCTAATCTTTTTTCTACATGACCATTTGCCATCCAACCCAAAAAGACCAGGCTTGCCTCAATTGCGGACCGTCGAGATATTGATAAATAGGCGCGCCGGCTTCAACATTCAAATGATTCTCGAGGCCCATAAACTCCGGAAACAGAATATTCACACCTCCCATAAGGTCCAACCGCTGTCCCCCTTGTCGATCAGGATCCGCAGTTGGGACAAGAGGGATTTGTGCCGGTCCGACTGTGGTTTGGAGTTGGCCGTCTTCTCTCTTGATGTTGTACCATTGTTGCCAGTTCAATCGCGCAGACGTGCTGATCCAATCAGCCCAACGGTAGGCCCCCCAGGTGTTCACCTTATATCGATTGCCCTCCTTATAACCCTGATTATTGTGTCCAATACGAACGGTTCCAAGTGCCTGAAATCCCCACGAAACATCGTTCCGGACCCCCGTATAGGTCAGCCCGGGTAACAGATCGACGGTTCCGGAACCCAAGCGCATCGGATAGGGCAGCAATGAGTTATTTCCTAACGGTGTGTTATCCGTAGGAGTGATATCTCCGGTCGGCAGTGATATACCGGTATTCAAATGAAACCGATGGGATCCGATACTGGGCGTTTCAAAGGCATATAATCGCCAAAGGGCCGCCAACTTGGTATCCCCGAATCCACTGGAGTTGGTCGAAAAATTTGCCCCGGCTCTGTTTTGATGCTCCATATCTTTCATGAGATACGGAAGCATGGCCATCAGGGTAACCGTATCATTCAAGCCATACATCGCACTGAACATGTGCATCTGCGTCGTCATGTTTTTGGGAGTCACCGCAAAATCTTTTAACACGTCATTGTTGGACAGGTTGTCGGTACCATTCCGCATCTTGTCCATATACATGTACATATACCGGTAGGTGAACATGAATTCACCCTTGTTATGCGTATGGTCCTGCATCACTCCGACCGGAGCGTGGGAATCGGGTCTTTCGGCCTGATAAAAATTCCCGATGACGAGCCGTTCCCCTTTTTCTTCGGCCTTCTTCCCTAAGGATTCTTCTACGCCCCCCATGAAACCATCCAATAAGGCGGCTTCAGTAGGTGCAAGGGCACAGAGCATTCCAAAAATTCCAACGATGAGTCCATTAAATAGATATCGAATATTCCCAGTCATATTTTTTGCCGATCCTTTTTGGATTAAAATTTTCAATTAATCCAGTCACAATAAATAAATGATGTTGAAATATTTTTAAATTAATCGGTATCGGGTAACGGGTTTTTCCAAAGAGCAAATTTCCGCTCGCAAACAATTCTCGCGAACGCATACAAAAATAAAAAACGCGTAACACCGAATGTGTTTGAAACCCAAGATATGCGTAATGATAAAAACTACAGGCAGGGAGGAGGAGCTCGGGAAGCTGGAATAATAACGAGAATGACTTGAGGGGCGATAGGACGCCAATCTTCGATTCGAAGAAGAGACTTAACCGGCCCATCCACCAGCACCCGGTTGGTCTCTAGTGTTTGCCCTGCAGCACAAAACCAGGTACACAGAAATGTGGAATGAGTCCCTTGATGGTGTTGGGAATGGTGTTGACTGTGTTCAACTGCCTGAGCGGTGAGGACGGCACTCAGGACCATTAAACAAAAAACCAGACAGGCAACAAATAGGGGTAAAATGCGCTTCATTTTGAGAGTGCATAAAGTTTTAAGGCCTTTAATTTCACTAACAGATATGGAGACCTCACTTCAACCCTATGAGGATGGGGCATTTTTCTACAATGGCCGTATTAACAAGGCTTTAGAAGGCCTAAGGGAGGGTTTGAGGCGTTGGAATTGTATCGAACGATCCAGCCATTGCCGATTTGCGAGTCCTGCACCCAAAGGGATACTTTTTCAAGATACGGTTGGGTAACGACTCAAAGAGCATGAAAAGCTCGTGGGCAACCTCACTAAAATAACCTCGATTGCCCGCGAGGCTCTCACTTTATCGGAGTATGAAAAGGAATTTTCTGAAAATTTATCCGCTGAATTAATCCACCCCGATTCTGGGTTCAGAGACACTTCCAAAATAGACCAGAAGATCCCGTGCAGAAATTAATCCAACAATTTCCGGTCCATCACATACAACGAGATGGCGAACGCCTAAGTCACCCATCAAATCCAACGCATCGTGCGAAGTTTGGGCCAACTGAATAATAGGGAGAGGGGAGGTCATGAGACTCTCTACTTTGGTCGCATCCAGGTTTTTCTTGAGGCCAACGGCCTTAT includes these proteins:
- a CDS encoding alkaline phosphatase D family protein — protein: MKQKSHWLRRWGLAPTDRKEWALLFGLCGALGGCASVEFPDSAEQESIEFNCAVGDVTPDEAIVWIKTSDAQTLTIQYSTDPQWSSFQETAMVSTTPETDFTEQIPLGALKPKTRYWYRSLMQGKNPSQPCQFLTAPLAEDSTTVTFVISGDTRHSFQPFSILESVRQVNPDFFVFLGDTIYADKDPPARELSAYWNKYRENRDGFAKRLFAETGVYVMWDDHEVDNDFTSTHLLLPIGRQAFFDYWPIRRQRQDSTRLYRNVRWGKAVELFLLDTRQYRNPATNSMLGEDQKQWLFAQLAASSAKFKFIISSVPFSDPRVDKWGEYPEERDEILEFLRKNGITGLLFLAGDVHYAAVSPMPGIINLKEYIFGPLAAPMHLDVSSEDPRFEYLNNTSPNFGKITVQSDQFNPSVHIEWFDANRTLLHEVIIEDDRDHSLTSR
- a CDS encoding carboxypeptidase regulatory-like domain-containing protein codes for the protein MKNNNVLWILLASLSLVMGLGASHAYEVGNVQAGGSIHGRVSFLGSPPEPSHFKVEKNPEICGQERSLMKVETQDGFLTGAVVVLEGVNMGKSYSPKTFPGNLPGEGAFRYLGGESLGLQVKTKGCNFGPFTGVITANEAVRFQNQDSVKHVLHSFVSKDTKGKILRTVHNQDLQPHDAIERVFPPDKMEDGVVVRIICNRHDFMQNWLYVVDNPYFAISDQEGRFTINEIPPGTYTLLVRHPVLGEQRQVVTIDAQANLQVVFQFADK
- a CDS encoding transporter, which codes for MTGNIRYLFNGLIVGIFGMLCALAPTEAALLDGFMGGVEESLGKKAEEKGERLVIGNFYQAERPDSHAPVGVMQDHTHNKGEFMFTYRYMYMYMDKMRNGTDNLSNNDVLKDFAVTPKNMTTQMHMFSAMYGLNDTVTLMAMLPYLMKDMEHQNRAGANFSTNSSGFGDTKLAALWRLYAFETPSIGSHRFHLNTGISLPTGDITPTDNTPLGNNSLLPYPMRLGSGTVDLLPGLTYTGVRNDVSWGFQALGTVRIGHNNQGYKEGNRYKVNTWGAYRWADWISTSARLNWQQWYNIKREDGQLQTTVGPAQIPLVPTADPDRQGGQRLDLMGGVNILFPEFMGLENHLNVEAGAPIYQYLDGPQLRQAWSFWVGWQMVM
- a CDS encoding CBS domain-containing protein — its product is MIVQIMQKKLKTIPEGSSITHAAEKMQTEGIGSLLVERKGIPVGIITDTAIVHKAVGLKKNLDATKVESLMTSPLPIIQLAQTSHDALDLMGDLGVRHLVVCDGPEIVGLISARDLLVYFGSVSEPRIGVD